The genome window ATTGCTGAAAAGCCATGTTGTTTGGTTTAACAGGTCAGTAataaccaatttttttttccgtgaggagaaaaataagtgTGTGGGTATCTAAATGCAAACTGAAATTCTCTGCTGAAAATTGAGtgattttctcttccaaaaatatccttcaaaaggaaatgtaaagaaaaatgccTATTTTGACCTCTTCACTGAGGTGTAAACATAACCATCTCTGTTCTGCTGTACTGCTCTTACAGTCAGAGCAGCAATTATGCAATACTTCAGTCTTCACAATTATTGTAATCCATCTagaattttttatcttttccaagTTTTATAAGCACCAAACCATAGgagttttatatattttgggCTAAGATTTGGTAAGTCTTAACTGGCTCTTTCCAATGCTTTGGCACTGAATACCAGTTACACAAGAATAAGCACGAAGCAGCAACTCCTTTCACTTTGGCTCACCGTGCTCTGTACGTTGGCCCACAGAACCCAGTTCCTATCATGAGCACCAGTGGCAGAACACAGAACATCCCCTGTGGAATAAAGTTCTGCTCACTGGGTGATACTGGGAAGAGGAGCATTCCTTTTTCCTGCCTTAGCACCTTAGTCATCAGCCTTCACAGGAAAGCACAGTTTCTGAGGAGATCAGCAACGGCTCTCTCTCTCTAGACCAAGTGGAAGGCAGCAATAATGTTTGAACAGGTCTCAAAACGTCCATCCAAAATGGAATTCATATCCAGGCCCGGTGAGCTCTCCACCCAGTGGTGTTAGTGCATTCTGTCCGTTTCCTAAGCCTTGCACTTGCCCTAACCAATTGCTAGCTTTCCATCTCAGACTTGTGGGCTGTTACACTGCCGTTTAAGGGAAGACTGCGTTCTTGCTTATACAAAATTTCTACGCAAACCATCTGCTTTCCATATAGAATTTCAGCTTCTTGTCAAAATACCCAAAAGTGgatttttctgtacaaaaaaaaactGTCTTCCAATAGAATGGCAAAACATTtggcaggagaaagaagaaaagctcttTCTCCCAACCAGCCCTCCTCGTAATTAAAGTGTGTCTGATTTCTCATATTACTGTTCTCCCAAGAAACCTCAGACCTGAAAGGTTTTAGTGCAGCAGTTGGTAGAAGACCAGCAAAACCTGTGAGGAGCCCTGTAGAGACTTGATGCCAGCTGTAGCTGACATACAGCGTCCTGGTGGGAGACAGGAAATAAAgcatgaagggaaaaaataaaaagggcaAGCATAAACTGCAGCAAATGGCttggggagaggaaaggggcAAACTTGTAAAAGCAAGGAGAGGGAATAGGAGGGATGAGCTCAGGTAGGGAAGGTGGTCAGGAGAGGCCGGCTGGTGTTTATGTTTTGCTGGTCCAATCCAATACCCATAAGGGATCTCCCACCCCAAAGGACTGGTTGTTTAAAAGGTGGAGATCACCATCCAAGTGTTGGACATTTacacaggagcagctgaggcagagggAAATTTCTGatcatagaaaagaaaataattgcagttAAAGCTAAAGGTTGCTCATCCTTTATTCCACTTGTTAACAATCTATAATACAGTGATCCTGAAAAAGATTGTGAAAAATGACTACTTTTCACGGAGCACCTAGGATTTAGGTCTCTGGCTCATCAATAGCGTTCCCTTGCCTTCAGCTGCCTTTTTCCCCATGGTGGTGGTGTGCTCCCGACCCTCTGCCAGGCAGAGTGGTCAGTGGAAGGTGCAAGCCCCTGAAGGCTGCAGTGTAGTTAAGCTCTGACCTGGTTGTGTGCATGAAAATGAGATGGACAAGAGGCTGACGTGGGCAATAAACAGCAATAAATGGTGTGGATCAGTTCACGAATTACAGGTTATTTCAATCTTGAAGCtatgtttatatttaattagGCAAGAAGAGATTATTTATTGCTTAAAAATGGAGTACTGTGTACCATATGCTATGCAATTTCACTGAGCTGTTACTGAAGtctgctgcagttttcttttaagcttttaggtgtggtttttaaaaacattttgctgttgtttacTTAGAATACTAATTTTACTTAGAATCCCTAACACCAGGGATATCTTTCTAACATGCCAAATGTAAGGTAAAGGGACACTGTCAAGTATCTTCAGCCAAAATATGACATCTCTGTTAAAAAGTATTTGAAGTCTCTctactaaaaataatttgacaGCCTTGCTTCTTGATTTCTCTCCGCATCCAGTTCTTGACATTTTTTTATCCtgtagcaaatatttttaagccCCTGTTCATGTAGGTTTCTAAATAATTGTCTCCATGTAGTAATCCAGATGTTTTTCTGGAGGTCTCTTATGTAGGCAGTCCTGAGACTGGGTGAAGTCAATGTTTGAGAGAAGGGGAGTAAATCCACTGCATTGTTCTCGTTTAGCATTTGAGTCTTTGTGGTctcttttcttcagattttcctgccctttgagaataattttgttgcttttttttctctctctgaaagaGGACTAAGAGTGGGAGTCAGAACCTGTAGtttaaagatgaaaagaaaatgtttgtttctgaCCAAAGACAATCCTTAAGGAGAAAAAGTTTCAAATGATGAGATATCAGGCTGATAAGTTGCAAGTGGACAGGAGTGCAGCTGTTCAAAgaagcttcccaggagcagtAATCCCATCATAACTGCTGGAAGAGACTGTGCAGCGACAGTAATGGACCTGACATTAGTAGAGACCTTTTGTTTAAATGTCCCAGATAGTTCATTTCTGGAATCATGGAAACCCAGTAAAGGACTTTGCACAAGGGCAGGCTTGTACAAGAGATTATTTCATTCAAGCACTTAATTCTTCCATTCATAAAATTCTTGTTCATTTTTCAGCAATGCTGAAAAATCTGCTTATTTATAGGTGCTCAGGTGATTTGTTGAATTGGGCTTTTTATTATCTGCAGGAAtgcaataaagagaaaaatatttttaattgatcatgaaattaatttaaggAGATGTCACATTCATAGGACATTGAGATTATGCATTGTGGCTAGCATAAGTAATTAGATGCTTTTCTGGGTGCTGGAAAGGGTAAGGAGATATGGAGGGTAAGATTTTTTATTACAAAGAGGTTTATGCAAAGGAAAGAATGTAGTTTCTTCAAGAAAATGACAGTGTTCCTTTACTCAACATTACTCAATGTTTctttatgaaaaatgaaagaggtATTGCACAAGAGTGTACcacattaaaaaatagcaaagcTACAAAAGCCTGACTTCTTTCCTAAAACTGAAATTGCACTATAGTTTTAATTATGCTCAATCACTGAGGTTGTAACTTGTTCAGAAGCATCTTTTGGTCTTAACTGCCAAAGAATTGCAAGCCCTGTTCACATCAAACTTCCTGCTCCAGATATGGGAAAAATCATGTATACCAGTGTCTGTACAGTTACAGAAATGTTAATGGTTGTGTTGGAATGTTTTTCTtgatgctttttttctccttttttaaccTCAGgaatttaagaataaaattcTTTATCACTGCGAATGTTTGTCCCTTTTTTGCCTTGTAGAGATAGCATTGTATGGAAGATAAATCTGATAATTATATAATCTACTTGGGGGTTTTATGAAATTTATGTTGTTCCATCCCCTCATTTCAAAGCTAAAATTACCAATAGAACGGTTCAGAGCATCTCCAGAGGCATCTGGAGTCCTGGCTCCACATTCAGAAGCTTCCCTCTAGGAGAGGCTCCAGCAAAGCCTAATCTGGAGTATGAGGGACCTGCAAAGAGTGAGTTTTACATATGGCCAGTACATGTGTAAGCGACCATACCTTGCTGTacctcctcagctctgcagggaactGCTGCAGCTATTTAAAGTCTTTGTGTTCATCTCCAGTAGTGCATTTTTATCCATCCTGGGTAATATCCCCTCCCTTGGTGCAAGGGAAAGGCTCTCCCAACCCTACTTCTGCCTTATTTTTCTCGGTCTGTGCCCCAAGAACAGACCTTGGCACACACAGGATAGCATTTTTCTGTGGGGACAACATGAAGCTGCTGCAAGGCTGTCATATTCTCTGCATTAGTCCTTGAAGTGTCACAGGGATGCTTTGAACTCCAAATATAGTAATAATGCCTGTACTTTCACACCCTTCCATTacttccctgctctctggaaGAGGTGCTTCTATAAAGACATTTCTGTTTTGGGAGAGCAGGCACCAGGTAGGCAGGTTTGCCTGCAGAGAGTGGAAGTTGCCCATGGCTCTTCCAGCTTCCTCCCTCTGTACCACAAGCAGGCTGGTGCTGCGCTGTGTGACTGCCTGCTCCACGGTGACAACGCAGCGCTAGGGGCAGGGACGAGCCCAGCTGCCTCTTCGAGGAACAGCAACAGCATAGGAAACTACAGCCCAAAACTGGGAACATCTAGGAAAAACTGGCCTCAAAGAGAAGGGAGGGGACCCAAGCTATGAAGATCTCAGGCCTCTCCCAAGACTTCAAGCAACTGCTGGGTGCCCATCCTGCTAGAGCTGTGCATAAAACATGAGCAGAGTCCCCTGGTACTGCTCATGGAGCAAGGGAGGCTCCTTTGCCTGTGAGGAAACCTCCCATCCTGGAAGAGAGGGTCTGGTGAAGATTGGGGACACTCTAACCAGCCACAGGAGGGATTGTGGTGGGATAAATCAAGTAAAATATCAGGGtagagggagagaggagcccaaGAAGGGTTTGACTacaaggagctgtgctgctggcagacgGAGGCCCCCAGCAGATGCAGGAGGGAGTAATGGCTGAAAACAACTCTGTGACTGagtccctgctgtgtgctgacCAACAAGAAGGGTTGCTGATGAGGCTGCAGACAGAGGGGTGCAGGGAGGCAGCTTCCCCCCAAGTTTGTGGTGTGAGAGCAGCTTGGggagccaccagcagctgctggactgCAGGCAGCCTTGGTGGAACCAACCCCAGGAGGGAAAACCACCTCCAGGGAGGTTGGTTGCCAGCTTCCCCTGGCACAGTGATGGGAGCAGCCTGACTCAGAGCAGGATGTGCATGACCCCGGGACAACCCTGTCACCCCAAACTGCTGCAAATTGCTGTTTTACTACCCTCAGCAGTTTCACCTGCTGATTGAGCATGAATGTTCCCCACTGCGTTTTGGGGACTGAAGAAGCTTTATTTCTGTGAGATGGCCACAAAGTTCAGTTTCCTGGGGTTGGTGAGATGTAGTGCACAAAAGAGGAGCTTGCAGCAGCTAAGGTTTGCACACTAATTTGTTTGCATAACTCAAGGGATCTTTGGGAGCCAGGAGAACCCTCTGAGAAGAGCCCTATCACCCCCAGCCTCAGGAAGGGGtagtggggctgagctgctgtggggaagcATCTGCCCCCAATGTGCTCCCCCATCCCCTACTGCAGAAACCTGCCCTGCTTCCCCAGACTGCACCCCAGCCCTCGCCTCAGGAGCCTAAACCTGCTCTGGTGCCTGCAGGGTTATCAACTGCAGCTTCCACACCACAAGGGTTAGATATTTGAAATAGACCCTCTTAGCAAAGTTTTCCTTTGGCCTCTTTTGAGAGGGATAAATGCTGTGATTGCAAACAGGTTATGTGTATGGATCCAAACTGGGAAGGATGTGTGGGCAAGAAACAATCAGTTCATCCCTTTGGTGTATGTGGCAGGTgcctttatttaattttgactTCTGTTTGCTGAGCACAAATTACAAAAACCCCCCACACCCTTCTTATGCATACAGTGAAAACTATATACATCTTtgactatttttctttctaaggaaaaggtaaaaaaaaaatcctaataaaTGTATATGAAACTTGAACCCCATCTGCCTAGGTATACCCGATTAGCTAGAAAAGCAGCACCAAACTGTGCAGAAAGCTCTTGTTTACCAACATGCTTTAATGATAAATGCACAATGAAAACCCTTTTTCCCTGGAAGAGCTAAGTACCAGAAGGCAAACCAGATTAGATgagattatttaaaacaaagcctCCTGAGCACTACAACCTGCAATTGAAGAGTGGGAGGTGCAGGCTGTGGTCAGGCAGGACAGGTGAGACCATGTCCCTGGGAGGGATGAGCAAGGGGGAACAGATAAATGATGCCCTGTGGGCTCAGTTTTTGGGATGCATTACAGCACACCACTTCTGGGAAGGGCAGCCTCCACAACCTGATGTCTCATTCCAAATTTCATTAGGTTTGACGCTTAATTACTCCCTGTCTTGCTGGTCCTAGGTTAAATATGCTTTCCAAAGATATCGGTGCATTACTGGTGGTCAGCTGAACcatgggtttggtttttctgttcTGGTTTATGACAGCTTTGCACCATACAGCAAATATCCCAGGACAGAAAACTCAATGTCTCCAAAGCCCTTATTTATTATTGTGAAGTGTGATTTCTTTCCAGTATCAAAACACCAGCCATCATACCTGACATCACACAGCTAAAATACAGGAGAAAGACAGACCACATTCTGCAATGCCCATTTTATGTACATGAACAACTGGCTTTTCTTTGCAAGAAAAAACACCTATGCAGCCAAACAGTGTTGCATTTGCCCAGGCACAGAGAGTAGCATTTGGTCACTGCTACAAACCAGTGTCAGAGCTAAAGGCCATTCTCCTTTACACAGGACAGGATCTGGTGTAGGAATCTGGCAGGGCTCCCAAGTCAGGCTACATTCATAGGGGAACCTGGTGTGAAAGCAAATTAAGGCTGGGCCCCCTCTTGCTGCTTCCTATGGACAGAAAGCTTCATCTGCCTGTGTTGCAGCCGTAGCTGGGTTTATCACCTGCTGCGAGACTTGTTATTTCAGGTTGTGGTCTGAGCTGCAGATGGGCCAGCTGtcacaaagatattttttgtgACAGTTCTGTTTATAGCATATAAATGTTTATATGGTTCCATTTTGCTCTCATCTGCCAAAGGTTTCCTGTTCTCCCAGCCAGCAACCCTCAGTTGGTTCTCACACATCAAAGGCAGGTCCCCAACCCTTTCTGCACCTCTGGGATAATCTTTGGGGTATACAGAGGGTTTCCAAAGAGCTTGGTACTtctctggagaggagaaggtgaGGACTAACTTACAGGATGACTTTGCAAGGAGGGGACATGACAGAGGAGGTCCAGTGAGTGTTGAGGATCAGGGAGTTCCTGACTCGCCGCCCCCCCAGCATGGCAAAGGACCAGTTtgagctgtgctcctggctgTCACAGGCAGAGGTGTGCTCCtgggccctgctccagcagcagccacagctttgcaTCATCCTGCCCAGTGCCATCCTGAACCGCTCACCAGCAAAGACATAGAGGAAAGGGTTGAGGCAGCTGTGGAGGAAGGCAATGATCTGGGTGACCTGCAGCCCTATGTCCAGCTGGTTGGCAACCTGACAACTGTGCACCACCCCCGTGTAGGTGTTGATGGCTTTGACCAGCAAAACAATATTGTATGGGAactgagagaggaggaaagcagTGAGGATCATGGTGATGATCTTCAGCGActtctgcttttgaaatctTTTGGCCTGTAGGAGGGTGTTGATGATAAGGGCATAACAAATCACCATGACAAGGAGCGGGAGGAAGAATCCTATGATGACTTTCAAGGCCAGGACCGTAACTCTGAAGATCACACTGACATTTGGTGGGTACATAATTTTGCAAACTGTTACGTCACCCAcctgtgtgctctggctgtAAATGAGTTCTGGGATGCACAGGCTCACAGATGTCAGCCAGACAGCCAGGCACATGAGCCTGCTGTGCAGGAGCCACCTTCGCTTacaagttttagctttcatcGCTTGCACTACAGTGATGTACCTGTCAAAGCTGATGCAGGTTAGAAGCAAGCTGCAGCCATAGAAATTGATCTTATACATGCTGTTGACCACTTTGCACATGAAGTCCTTAAAGATCCATCCGTCGGAAGCAGCCTTGGCCCAGAAGGGGAAGGTGAATAGGAGCAGGAGGTCAGCGATGGCCAGGTGCAACAGGTACAGATCCATCATGCTCCTCCTGAAGTGGTATTTGCAATAGACAAGCACGACCAAGGTGTTCCCCACTGTGCCCACAGCGAAGATGAGCCAGAAAAACACTGGCAGGAAGGCTTGAGCAAACTGCCTGACCTGCCTCTTGTCACACATGAAGTCTGTGCTGTTGTTCACTGGGTTctcacacagggacagcaccatgCTGTCATTCCTGTAGTAATCCAAGCTACTCTTGCCAGGATGTGTGACCTGCAATACGACATCTAGTAAATTTGTGTTGAGAGGCTCAGTAAAACGTTCATTTGCCCCTCTCCACCAGATGCAATTAAAATGCTTAATTTAttccatttaaatgaaaaattgcaaGGGATGCCAGTGAAACAGATAATTTCAGATTGCTCTgggtgtgcagcacagcagagatttATAAAAATGACCCACTGAGTGAAAAACTCACAAAAGAGCAGTTCACGACATCCAGCCAACTTCAATTATGAAAATGGCTGGTGGTGAAAGCATTATGTCTGTCAGAATTCAAACCATGGCTTGCTTGGCTTCAAATACATAACAAAAGGCAAAATGCCCTGCTTGGAAAGAGGTGGAGAAGAAGTCCTTGTGTTACTGCTACATTGGGATAGTACCAGTGGCTTGAAAGAGGCAGAAAACTGATGGAGACAAAgagggggggaaggaaaaggagatgaaCAGTGACATAGCTGTTTACTCACAACATTTGCAGCTGCCATCTTCAGCCAGATTGCTCCTCAGTCCTGAAGGAAGCTCCGTAGCCTGGAGAGGaaagatggggaaaaataaCTGATTTGAAACAACTCTGAAGCAGGACTGTGACCCTCTTCCTtgtgcttcttcttcttctacttttaataaaaacctCAACTCCTTGAAACAGCTCTGGCCGGAAGATGAACAAACCACATCGAAATTGATGCTGCTGATTTGAATTATTTActtatttccattttacaaATTTACATTTAGCCTATATTAGGTCTTGAGCTTCTCTGTGGCACTGTGCTGATTAAGTCCTTGGATGCACTACAGTTACCGCTATCTCATTTTTATCAAGCTATAGGCTCCCCAGTGTGCACATGTAAAAAGTAATCTAAAAGTACTGTATCTTGCAAAAGATACAtgagaaaaattgaaattttccTCTAAAATTATTTAGCAACTAAGAAGGAAAAGTACCTGGCTTTAGTAGTACTTAGCAGTCTTAAATACTTGCATCCTCTGCAGCAAGTGATTAATCTCTACCTGCAACTTCTCTTTCTTATCTGTGAGTTTAGGCACGGTGCTCATTGCTGTTGGCCTGCAAAGCTGATAATTGAGCCccagtaaacaaaaaaatattgggCTTTTTCTGCTGTAGATTGCTTTTCTAGTCAGTCCATCATCACAAAAGGTAGCTGAGCCTGGTGAGCTCGAGGCAACACAGATGCACCTAAGTATTCCACATGTTCTGCACCAGCTTGTACAGAATAATGCCTTGTGACAACACAAGGTGAGTCAGTGCTACTGGGGACCTTCAACTAGCACAGACCTTTCCT of Molothrus ater isolate BHLD 08-10-18 breed brown headed cowbird chromosome 1, BPBGC_Mater_1.1, whole genome shotgun sequence contains these proteins:
- the LOC118695166 gene encoding C-C chemokine receptor type 9-like; this encodes MAGGSQETAASADGSAGKRPAQDGHPSSSLRTGTAAAALHPSEPGLLLPSPAGTPPPAAPPDAPRLGALLAVFRHCCAVSAARRRLRDPTSDAEYIQGFLPHRSFLDGKVLLTFVSPGQPITLTGSTGPGCSPSPVKALSSFLESPAVKLRDSRQCGVTHPGKSSLDYYRNDSMVLSLCENPVNNSTDFMCDKRQVRQFAQAFLPVFFWLIFAVGTVGNTLVVLVYCKYHFRRSMMDLYLLHLAIADLLLLFTFPFWAKAASDGWIFKDFMCKVVNSMYKINFYGCSLLLTCISFDRYITVVQAMKAKTCKRRWLLHSRLMCLAVWLTSVSLCIPELIYSQSTQVGDVTVCKIMYPPNVSVIFRVTVLALKVIIGFFLPLLVMVICYALIINTLLQAKRFQKQKSLKIITMILTAFLLSQFPYNIVLLVKAINTYTGVVHSCQVANQLDIGLQVTQIIAFLHSCLNPFLYVFAGERFRMALGRMMQSCGCCWSRAQEHTSACDSQEHSSNWSFAMLGGRRVRNSLILNTHWTSSVMSPPCKVIL